A single region of the bacterium genome encodes:
- a CDS encoding CBS domain-containing protein → MIKRIDFNEIMEKCKELGQKKVKEIMSKEIVTVKEHGQFLEFATDIEMYNYLSFPVVNEDDEIVGIISQTDLLKLILFHGPTRNKLLVEKYFLGVPSIKLIMNFHPITLSPEDIVDEAAYLMFEHKIQSIPIIEKKKVVGVIGKIDIVSQILRTMGL, encoded by the coding sequence ATGATTAAAAGAATAGATTTCAATGAGATTATGGAAAAATGTAAAGAATTAGGTCAAAAGAAAGTTAAAGAAATTATGAGTAAAGAGATAGTTACCGTTAAAGAGCATGGTCAATTTCTTGAATTCGCAACAGATATTGAGATGTATAATTATCTTTCTTTTCCAGTAGTAAATGAAGATGATGAAATTGTTGGTATTATTTCCCAGACAGATTTGTTGAAGCTTATTCTTTTTCATGGACCCACGAGGAATAAGCTATTAGTCGAAAAATATTTTTTAGGTGTGCCCAGTATCAAGTTAATAATGAATTTTCATCCTATTACTCTTTCTCCTGAAGATATAGTAGATGAAGCTGCTTACTTGATGTTTGAACATAAAATTCAAAGTATTCCTATCATTGAAAAGAAAAAAGTAGTGGGAGTAATAGGAAAGA